The genomic DNA GGACTTGCGAAAGGGCGAGGTCGCAGTCGAAGCGGGAACGGTGATTGGACCTGCCCAATTCGGCGTGCTTGCGTCGATCGGCGCGGCGACGGTCGAAGTCCATCGCAAGCCGTGTGTGGCCGTGCTCGCGACCGGCGACGAGCTCGTCGACCTCGACGAGTTCGACGAGGTGCTTGCCGGGCGGCGGATCGTCAGTAGTAACAGCTACACGCTTCGCGCCGCCGCGAACCTCGCTGGCGCGGAGACCCTCGACCTCGGTCGATGTGGCGACGACCGACGGGCGCTACGAGAGAAGCTCGAGGCGGCCCGCGATGCCCACTGCGACCTCCTGATGACGTCGGGCGGCGTCTCGGTCGGAGCGTTCGACTTCACTCGTGAGGTGATGCGCGAGTTGGGTGCGAGAATGAGCTTCTGGCGCGTGAAGATCCGGCCGGGAGGCCCGTTAGGCTTTGGCGTCCTTGGCGATACGCCATGGCTCGGACTGCCGGGCAACCCGGTATCCGCGCTCGTGACCTTCGAGCTCTTCGCTCGCCCGGCGATTCGCTGGCTGCGCGGCGAACGACGGCCCTTCCCTCGCGCGATTACCGTAACGCTCGCCGAAGAAGTGAGCATCGGGGCGCCGTTGACGCATTTCCTTCGCGTAATTCTCGACACGGACGACAGCGGCGCGCTGCGTGCGCGGCTCACCGGACCGCAGGGCTCGGGACTGCTGACGTCGATGTCTCGCGCCGACGCATTGCTCGTCGTTCCGCTGGAGCAATTTGGACGCGGCGCCGTCCCGGCGGGATCGACGCTGCAGGCGCTGACGTTAGGCGACCGCGGCGCACTGACGACGGAGCTGATGCTGTGAGTGCGTCCGACGCGCCGAGCGACATCGGCGCGCTCCGCAAGCTTCTCGGCCGGCGCTTTCGAACGACGGAATCGGCGCTGCAGGTGGACCATCATAAGCTGTCGATTTTGCACCCCGAGAGTGCCGAAGAGCTCATTAACGAGGCCGATTTCGAGCGAGACGAGCGGATGCCGTATTGGGCCGACATCTGGCCCTCGGCGCGCGTTCTCGCGGCGTATGTAGTCCAGCTCGATGGCGAGGGACGCTCGCTCCTCGAGCTGGGATGCGGCGCGGGTCTCGTCGCGACCGCGGCCGCTCTCGCCGGCTTTCGCGTTTGCGCAACCGACTACTACGAAGACGCACTCCGCTTCACGGCCGTGAACGTCGCCGAACACACCGGCGAGATTCCGGAGACGCGGCTGGTGGACTGGCGCTCGCTACCGAGGGATCTCGGTCGGTTTGATTACGTGGTGGGATCGGATGTGCTCTACGAGCGTCAGTACGGACCTCTGGTCGCACGGGCGGTTGACATCACGCTGCGGCGGAATGGCGAGGCCGTGATCGCGGATCCCGGTCGGATTGCGGCGGAAGAGTTCGTACGCGACACAGCGCAGCGCGGACTTCGACTCGTAGAACAACAACAAAGGCCGTATGTGGATGGCGCGATCCGACAAACGATCAGTCTGTATCGATTGAAGCGTGGTGCGTAGCGCCACGCATCACGAAAGCTGGCCGGCGACCACCTCGGCGATATCGAGTACGGGGACAGAAGACTCCTTCGCTTTGACGCCGTCGCTCATCATCGTCATGCAGAATGGACATGCGACAGCGATCGTGTCGGCGCCGGTCGCGAGAAGCTCCTCCGTTCGCTCGATGTTGATGCGTTTTCCTTGACGCTCCTCCATCCACATGCGGCCGCCGCCGGCGCCGCAGCAAAGACCACGGTCGCGCGAGCGTGGCGGTTCGACGAGGGTGACTACCGGTAGCGCGCGGCGGAGCGTCTCACGCGGCGCGTCATAAATGTCATTGTATCGGCCAAGATAGCATGAGTCGTGATACGCAACCGTTAGGCGGCGGCCCTCGTCGGTGCGCAGTGGTACGAGCTCCTGCTGGAGCAATCGCTCGATGTACGTCGAGTGATGAATTACCTCGTACTGGCCGCCGAGCTGTGGAAACTCGTTGCCGATCTGATGGAAACAGTGCGGGCAGGCGGTGACGACGGTCGTGACCGAATAGCGATTCAACGTCTCGATCGTGTCTCTCGCCAGCATCTGGTAGAGGTACTCGTTGCCCATACGGCGGGCCGGGTCCCCGTGACAATGCTCTTCCTGGCCGAGAATGGCGAATCGAATTCCGCACGCCTGGAGGATGCGAGCAAACGCAACCGTGATCTTCTTCGCGCGGTCGTCGAAGGAGCCCATGCAGCCGACCCAGAAGAGCGCGTCGGGTCGTTCGCCGCGGGCGGCGAGGTCGGCCATCGTCGAGATGCCGAGGCCATCGGCCCAGCGCCCGCGGTCGGCAGCGTCGAACGCCCACGGCGCGCCGTTGCGCTCCAACGCCTCGAACGCCGGCTGGATCTCCGCGGGAAAGCGGGACTCGGTGAGCACGAGGTTGCGCCGCATCTGGTTGATGATGTCGAGCTGATCGATCGACACGGGGCACTCCTGCACGCAGGCGCGGCAGCTTGTACACGCCCAGAGCTCTTCCTCGGTGATGTAGGTATCGAGTAAACGGTGCGCTGCCGGACCGTCACCTAACGATGCAGTGGCATCCTTGCCTTCACCGTGCGCGAGGTCGAGGCCGAAGAAAGCCATCGTGTCACCGGTCGCGATCGGTCCCCTTTCCATCAGCCGCTGGCGCGTGTTGACGACGATCTTCCGCGGACTGAGCACCTTGCCGGTGATGTTCGCCGGGCACGCCGCAGTGCAGCGGCCGCATTCGGTGCAGGAGTAGCCGTCGAGGAGATTCTTCCAGGTGAGCTGCTCGACGTCGCTCGCGCCGAAGGTCTCGGTATCGGCCTCGAGATCCATCGGCCGCATGACTGCTCGCTCACCGCGCCAGCTCGTGTTCGAGAAGTAGACGTTGATCAACGAGGTAACAACGTGCAGGTGCTTCGAGTACGGCAAATAGTTGAGGAAAATAAGAACGAGAAGGACGTGAGCCCACCAGAAGACGAGCTGGGCACCGCGCGCGGCGTGCGGCGAGAGACCCTGAAACGGCGCTGCGAGCGCGTGCGCGATGAATTTCTCGGGTCCCACGGCGTCGGGCTGGATAATCGAGAGAAATGCGTTCGCGAAGAGGAGTGTCACCATCAAGCCGGCGATGAGGCCGAGGATGATGTATGCATCGAGATGCTCGATGTCGTCGCCCTCGAGGCGTTTGGGGTGCACCACGAGGCGTCTGTAAAACGCGAACGCGACCGCGGCGAGCACGAAGATGGCAAACGTGTCCTGCGACGCCGCGTACACAACGTAGAACGGATGCCAGAGTACTCGCTCGTACGAGAAGCCGTTCCACGCACCCTGGACGAAAATCTCGACCGTACCCGCGGTCAGGACAATGAAGCCCCAGAAGATCGTCGCGTGCATGAGCCCAGCCACCGGTTCGCGCAAAATCTTCGTCTGCGCAATGCCGATGCGCAGAACGTTGAGAAAGCGCCAACCTGGGTTATCGGTGCGATTCTCCGGCAGCCCGATGCGGAGGTAGCTCACCAACCGCTGGACGTTGAGCGAGAAGATGCCGGCGGCCAGAGTGAGGACGAAGAGAAACACGACGTTCTGCGCGCTCATGCGATCCGTCCTCGGCTCAGTGACCTTGCTTCGCCTCGCGCACCGCTTGCGTCAGCACCGGAACCACCTCGAGCACGTCTCCGACGATGCCGTAGTCCGCCACCTTGAAGATCGGCGCTTCCTTGTCTTTGTTGATCGCGACAATCGTCTTCGACGTGCGCATGCCGGCGAGATGTTGAATCGCGCCGGAGATTCCGACGGCGACATAGAGCTGCGGACTCACTTGGCGCCCCGTCTGACCAATCTGGTCGGCGTGTGGACGCCACCCTTCGTCGGTGACCGCACGCGTCGCTCCAACTGCCGCGTTGCCGAAGGCATCGGCCAGGTCTTCAACAAGTTTAAAATTCTCGGGCGCCTTGAGGCCTCGGCCTCCAGCGACGATCACGGGCGCATCGGCAAGGTCAGGGCGTCCTTTCGCGCCTTCGATTACCTGAGTGACCTTCACTCGCGAAGCGGCGGGATCGATTGCCGGAGCCATCATGTCGACCCGTGCCGTCCGCGGTGCCACTACGGCATCGAACGCGCTCGGCCGCACGCTGAGAATCATGGGGCTTCCCGAAACGGCGAGCGTCACGATGACTTTGTTCGCGTAGGCCGGATGCTTCACGATGAAGGCGTCACCTGCGACCTCGACATCGATGATGTCGCTCACGATCGGCGCGTCGAGTTTGGCCGCGAGCCGCGGACCGAGATCACGCCCCTGCGCCGAGAAGCCGAGGACGATCGCGCGGTAAGTCACGCCCTTGGCCCGCGCAGCGATCGTTGCCGCGATCGATTCGCGCGCAAACGTCGCGAGCGCGGGATGCTCGACCGCGATGACGACGTCGGCGCCGAAGCGTCCAAGGAGGTCGGTCTTCTGAGCGACGCCGGGTGGTCCGGCTACCATTGCGTGTACCTCGCCGCCGCCCGACGCATCGGCGAGGCGGCGTCCGACGGACACGGCCTCGGTCGCAACTTTGCGCAGCTCGGCGCCGCGCGTCTCCGCAAATACGAGAATGTTCGCCATTCGTTAGGCGCCTCAGAGCACTTTGGCTTCAGTCTGCAGGAGCCTGACGAGCTCCGCAACGGCGGCCGTCCCCTCGCCGACGATGCGGCCGGCCGGACGATCGGGTGGAAGCGCCATGCCCTTCACCGTGACACGTGACGCGCCGAGCTGCGCCGGCTTCGATTCGAGCGGCTTCTTCTTTGCCGCCATGATGCCCTTGAGCGATGGATACCGCGGACGGGCAATCCCCTCGTCGATGGTCACGACGGCTGGGAGACTGAATTCGACCATCTCTGCCGCGCCTTCGAGCTCGCGACGCGCCGAGCCTTTGCCGTTAGCAATCTCTAACTTCGAGGCCGCCGTGACGCAGGCAATATCGAGCAGTTCGGCCGTCGCCGTCCCAACCACAGCCTCGGAGGTATCGAATGCGTGCTTGCCGAAGAGCGCGAGGTCGAAGCCGCCGGACTTGAGCTCGGCCGCGAGCGCCTTGGCGACGGCGAGTCCGTCGAAAGGAATCGCGTCGGCCTTGAGTTGCACGGCGCGATCCGCGCCCATGCTCATTGCTTTGCGCAGCGTCTCCTGCACGGAGTCCGGTCCGACGGCGATCACGACGACCTCGCCGGAGCCTGCCTTCTCTTTCATCTGGAGCGCGACTTCGACGGCATAGCTCGCGAAGTCGTCCATATCGAACTTCACGCCCGACTCGTCGATCGCACTGCCCGCCGAGTTGATGCGAAAGCGCGTTTCGGAATCGGGCGTGCGTTTAATGCAGACGGCAATCTTCACGAAGAGGAGCTGTTAGGGTCTAGGGCCCAGGGGCGGAAGGGGCGAAGGCCAGCTGTTGCTAGGCCCTAGTCCCACCCCTAACCCGTCACGTAAAAGCCGACATGCCGGTCATCGCCTGGCCGAGCACGAGCGTGTGCACATCGTGCGTGCCTTCGTACGTGTACACGCTCTCGAGATTGGCCATGTGACGCATGGCACCGTATTCTGCGAGAATACCAACCGCGCCGAGCAGGCGGCGTGCCTCACGAGCGACATCCGTCGCCATGTCGACGTTGTTTCGCTTCGCCAACGACACCTGCTGCGGTGTATACGTGCCCGCGTCCTTCAGACGGCCAAGATGCAACGAGACCAGTTGCGCCTTGGTGATCTCCGTCAGCATGTCGGCGATCCGCTCCTGCTGGAGTTGGAAACCGCCGATCGGGCGATCGAACATCACGCGATTCTTCGAGTAGGAAACCGCCTCCTCGAAGCACGCGATCGCCGCGCCGATTGCCCCCCACGAAATCCCGTACCGCGCCTGCGTCAGACACATGAGCGGACTCTTGAGCCCACCCGATTTCGGGAGGAGGGCGTCGTTAGGCAGCTGCACGTCTTCGAATACGAGCTCGCTGGTGTCGCTCGCGCGGAGCGACAGCTTGCCCTTCTGATCGCGCGCCTTGAAGCCGCTGCTGTTCGTCGGGACGATGAAACCGCGGATGGAGCGCTCGCTCTTTTCCCCGTTCGTCTTCGCCCACACCACCGAGATCTGCGCCGTGGATCCGTTCGTGATCCACATCTTCCCGCCATTGAGCAGCCACGTGCCGTCCGCCTGCTCCTGCGCGTTCGTGATCATCCCGGCGGGATTCGATCCGAAGTCTGCCTCGGTGAGCCCGAAGCAGCCGATCACTTCGCCGCGCGCCATTTTCGGCAACCAGGCGCGACGCTGATCCTCGCTGCCGAACGCGAAGATGGGGTACATCGCGAGAGCGCCCTGCACCGAAGCAAAGGAGCGAACGCCGGAATCACCGCGCTCGAGCTCCTGCATGATCAGCCCGTACGCGACGTTGTTGAGTCCCGCGCAGCCATATTCCTCGGGGAGGTTCGCACCGAAGACGCCCAGCTCCGCCATCTCGGGCACGAGCTCCTTCGGAAACCGTCCCTCGACGTAACACTTGCCAATAATCGGAAGCACCCGCTCATCGACGAAACGGCGGACGCTGTCGCGAACCGCGCGCTCTTCCTCGGAGAGCTGACTATCGATGTTGAAGAAATCGAGCATGGCGGGAAAGCTAACTAACAGGCGATGGACTCAGTGTTCGGATCATCGATCTCGTGCTGCGCTGCGGCCGATGCGTCCCTCGCTCGGCGGACGCTGGGAGCCACGTTTCAGCGTTCGTCGCGCGAATGGAGCGACGCCCACCTCGCGCGCCTTGGCGCGGAACTCTGGCCCGTGATCGATCTCCT from Gemmatimonadaceae bacterium includes the following:
- the glp gene encoding gephyrin-like molybdotransferase Glp; the protein is MTRAESSPRTSLTVGEAAATLLAELHPLASETIALGASVGRVLARDVVSPLALPPWDNASMDGYAVRAADVRGARGDAPVALPVVATIAAGGLPDSPLAPGTAIRIMTGAPVPEGADSVVRVEDTNRGDEQVLIADARDAGRNVRPRGEDLRKGEVAVEAGTVIGPAQFGVLASIGAATVEVHRKPCVAVLATGDELVDLDEFDEVLAGRRIVSSNSYTLRAAANLAGAETLDLGRCGDDRRALREKLEAARDAHCDLLMTSGGVSVGAFDFTREVMRELGARMSFWRVKIRPGGPLGFGVLGDTPWLGLPGNPVSALVTFELFARPAIRWLRGERRPFPRAITVTLAEEVSIGAPLTHFLRVILDTDDSGALRARLTGPQGSGLLTSMSRADALLVVPLEQFGRGAVPAGSTLQALTLGDRGALTTELML
- a CDS encoding methyltransferase domain-containing protein is translated as MSASDAPSDIGALRKLLGRRFRTTESALQVDHHKLSILHPESAEELINEADFERDERMPYWADIWPSARVLAAYVVQLDGEGRSLLELGCGAGLVATAAALAGFRVCATDYYEDALRFTAVNVAEHTGEIPETRLVDWRSLPRDLGRFDYVVGSDVLYERQYGPLVARAVDITLRRNGEAVIADPGRIAAEEFVRDTAQRGLRLVEQQQRPYVDGAIRQTISLYRLKRGA
- a CDS encoding (Fe-S)-binding protein translates to MSAQNVVFLFVLTLAAGIFSLNVQRLVSYLRIGLPENRTDNPGWRFLNVLRIGIAQTKILREPVAGLMHATIFWGFIVLTAGTVEIFVQGAWNGFSYERVLWHPFYVVYAASQDTFAIFVLAAVAFAFYRRLVVHPKRLEGDDIEHLDAYIILGLIAGLMVTLLFANAFLSIIQPDAVGPEKFIAHALAAPFQGLSPHAARGAQLVFWWAHVLLVLIFLNYLPYSKHLHVVTSLINVYFSNTSWRGERAVMRPMDLEADTETFGASDVEQLTWKNLLDGYSCTECGRCTAACPANITGKVLSPRKIVVNTRQRLMERGPIATGDTMAFFGLDLAHGEGKDATASLGDGPAAHRLLDTYITEEELWACTSCRACVQECPVSIDQLDIINQMRRNLVLTESRFPAEIQPAFEALERNGAPWAFDAADRGRWADGLGISTMADLAARGERPDALFWVGCMGSFDDRAKKITVAFARILQACGIRFAILGQEEHCHGDPARRMGNEYLYQMLARDTIETLNRYSVTTVVTACPHCFHQIGNEFPQLGGQYEVIHHSTYIERLLQQELVPLRTDEGRRLTVAYHDSCYLGRYNDIYDAPRETLRRALPVVTLVEPPRSRDRGLCCGAGGGRMWMEERQGKRINIERTEELLATGADTIAVACPFCMTMMSDGVKAKESSVPVLDIAEVVAGQLS
- a CDS encoding electron transfer flavoprotein subunit alpha/FixB family protein → MANILVFAETRGAELRKVATEAVSVGRRLADASGGGEVHAMVAGPPGVAQKTDLLGRFGADVVIAVEHPALATFARESIAATIAARAKGVTYRAIVLGFSAQGRDLGPRLAAKLDAPIVSDIIDVEVAGDAFIVKHPAYANKVIVTLAVSGSPMILSVRPSAFDAVVAPRTARVDMMAPAIDPAASRVKVTQVIEGAKGRPDLADAPVIVAGGRGLKAPENFKLVEDLADAFGNAAVGATRAVTDEGWRPHADQIGQTGRQVSPQLYVAVGISGAIQHLAGMRTSKTIVAINKDKEAPIFKVADYGIVGDVLEVVPVLTQAVREAKQGH
- a CDS encoding electron transfer flavoprotein subunit beta/FixA family protein; this encodes MKIAVCIKRTPDSETRFRINSAGSAIDESGVKFDMDDFASYAVEVALQMKEKAGSGEVVVIAVGPDSVQETLRKAMSMGADRAVQLKADAIPFDGLAVAKALAAELKSGGFDLALFGKHAFDTSEAVVGTATAELLDIACVTAASKLEIANGKGSARRELEGAAEMVEFSLPAVVTIDEGIARPRYPSLKGIMAAKKKPLESKPAQLGASRVTVKGMALPPDRPAGRIVGEGTAAVAELVRLLQTEAKVL
- a CDS encoding acyl-CoA dehydrogenase family protein, whose amino-acid sequence is MLDFFNIDSQLSEEERAVRDSVRRFVDERVLPIIGKCYVEGRFPKELVPEMAELGVFGANLPEEYGCAGLNNVAYGLIMQELERGDSGVRSFASVQGALAMYPIFAFGSEDQRRAWLPKMARGEVIGCFGLTEADFGSNPAGMITNAQEQADGTWLLNGGKMWITNGSTAQISVVWAKTNGEKSERSIRGFIVPTNSSGFKARDQKGKLSLRASDTSELVFEDVQLPNDALLPKSGGLKSPLMCLTQARYGISWGAIGAAIACFEEAVSYSKNRVMFDRPIGGFQLQQERIADMLTEITKAQLVSLHLGRLKDAGTYTPQQVSLAKRNNVDMATDVAREARRLLGAVGILAEYGAMRHMANLESVYTYEGTHDVHTLVLGQAMTGMSAFT